GTGACCCCGGAGTACAACCATGGCTACCCGGCGACCCTGAAAGCGCTGATCGATGCCGTCGGCGAACCCTGGCATGCCAAGCCGGTGGGCTTCGTGTCCTACGGCGGCATCTCCGGCGGGCTGCGGGCGGTGGAGCAGCTGCGCCAGGTGTTCGCCGAGCTGCATGCCGTGACGGTGCGCGACTGCGTGAGCTTCGCCAATGCCTGGGACCAGTTCGACGCCGCAGGCCAGCTGCTGGCCCCCGAGCGCGCCCGCCGCTCCATGCACCTGCTGCTGGCCCGCCTGCGCTGGTGGTCCGACGCGCTGCGCGACGCGCGGCAGGCCCGCCCCTATGCGCTGGCGACCGGCTGAGCGCTGCGGCGAGCTTGACCTTGCCGCAATGTCAGGGTTCATGCTGCAGCCTGCCACCCCACGACCGGGAGTTTCCGACTTGATGCTTGAATTCACCATCGACGCGATGTGCTCGGCGCACGCCGCGGGCTGCGTCGCCCAGACCGTCTACTCGGTCGATCCACGTGCCGTGCTGCAGATCGACCTCGAAAGCCGTGAAGTGCGCGTCGCGACCGCGCAGGCCAACGAGCTGTTCGTCCACGCGCTGGGTGCTGCGGGCTTGCGGCCGGCCGAGTAGCCGGCGCGCTTGCCGGCCTGCCACGGCGCAGGGGTCAGGGCCGGCTGCAGCAGGAGGCGGCCGCAGCCGCCTTGAGCAGGCGCAGCAGCTCCGGGTGGCCGCCAGCGCGGGCCAGG
This genomic stretch from Eleftheria terrae harbors:
- a CDS encoding NADPH-dependent FMN reductase — translated: MTDHRPHPPLHLALIYGSAREGRLCEVVGRWAAAQIAEHGRFCVDLVDPAGFGHRPLHGDALATLAHRLAQADAFVVVTPEYNHGYPATLKALIDAVGEPWHAKPVGFVSYGGISGGLRAVEQLRQVFAELHAVTVRDCVSFANAWDQFDAAGQLLAPERARRSMHLLLARLRWWSDALRDARQARPYALATG